In Candidatus Acidiferrales bacterium, the sequence CCCATCAAAAACTGCGGGTCAAGTTGCGCGATTGGATTTGAGTGAGGAAGAGCCATGGATTGCCAACGAGCACAGATGTTGATGGTGCTTCACATCTACGGCGAGCTGGCCGAAGAGGATCGGCCCGCCTTCGAGCAGCACCTTGGAAGTTGCGCGAACTGTACTGCCGCGCTCGAGGTGGAGAGGAAGTTGCGCGGGCTGATGGACCAGCGAGGCACGCGCGAGCCTTCGCCCGAGCTGCTGGCCCGCTGCCGGATGGGCCTGGAAGAGTCACTCGATTTTGACGGGCCGGTGAGCCTCTGGGAGCGGGCGCGGCAAAGCATCGGTTGGGTGAACCCGCTGGGTGTGCATCCTGCCTTGAGCGCGGCGTTGCTTCTGTTGTTCGGCGTGCTCCTGGGCTGGATGCTGACAACGAAGCTGGGAGAAAAGCCGGGCGCCGGCGGCACGCCCGTCTTCGAACAGGCGGGGACGATCCCCGACGACTTCCAGATTTCGGGCATTCACAGCATCGCCACCGATCCCGTCACCGGCGGGGTTGCGGTGAGCTATGATGCCGCCCGGCGCGTAACCCTCACGGGAATGCCTGAGGATGCGGCCATCCAGCGCGTGCTTCTGTTTGCCGTCCGGAACTACGAAAATTCGGGCGTGCGGTTGGAATCGGTGGAGGCGTTGCGGCGGCAGGCCGATGACGTTTTGATTCGTCGCGCGCTCATCTCCGCTATGCTCAACGACAAAAACCCGGGAGTGCGCCTGCGCGCTCTCGATGGACTGAAAAAGTATCCAAAGGACCCGGAAGTGCGCCAGGCGCTGCTGCAGGCGCTCGCCAAGGACTCGAACCCCGGCGTTCGGGTCGAATGCATCAACGCCTTCACGGAATTCCCTGACAGCGAGGTGATCGCCGTCCTGCGCGTCCTGGCGCAGAAAGACAAGAACAACTACGTTCGGATGAAGTCGGCTGCCGCGCTGGAGCAGGCCTGGGCGACCGACAAACCATAGGCCAGAGGAAGAGTTCGCAGGAGGCTGTTCCGGATGCGGGGATCGCTGATGGGTATGCAAAAAATAATCATGCGAGTAATGCTCGCGGCCGGGATCACGCTGTGGTTGACGACAGTGGCCGTCGCCGACGGGAAGGGCGAGAGCCGCATCTATGAGCGGGATGGCCGGTGGGTGGAAGAATCCACCGGGCGGCTGGCGGTGAACGACAGGGGCCAGGTCCAACTCCGCTCCGACTTTGGCAACGTTCGCGTCTCAGCCGGCGCCAGCGGCGAATTTTCCTGGCGCGTCGAAAAAATTGCCGAACGGCAAAGCGAACCCTCCGCCCGGCAGCTTTTCCGGCAGTTCGAAGTGAGCGTGCGGGGCAGCCGGGAGACGGTCATCGTGGAAGGGAGAAGCCTGCGGCACGCCCGCTACCCTCGCCTCCTGGTCGGCTATGAGCTGAAGGTTCCCAGGGAGTTTCATGTGACCGTGGAAACGAACGGGGGAGAAATTCGTCTGGAAGAGCTGGGTGGCACCGTCGAAGCGACTACCGCCGGTGGCAGCATCACCGGCACGGATCTTGGCGGCCCGGCGAGAATCGAAACCCAGGGCGGCGATATTTCGCTGGGCAATGTGGGAGGGGAACTGCGTTGCTCAACCGCCGGAGGAAGCATTCGCGTGGGCGATGTCAAGGGCAACGCGGTGCTGGAGACCAGCGGCGGGGGCATCCAGGTCGGCCGTGTCAGCGGGGACCTTCGAGCCGAGACGGCAGGGGGTTCCATCCGCATTGCCGGCGCGGACGGCGACATCACCGCAGCGACAGCGGGCGGGGGAATTGAAGTGGGTGAAAGCAAGGGCCGCCTATCCGCGCAAACCGCCGGCGGCAATATCAATATCACCGACTCGCTGGGGCTGGTGCGCGCCGAGACGGCCGGCGGGAGCATCTATTTGAGA encodes:
- a CDS encoding HEAT repeat domain-containing protein, with product MDCQRAQMLMVLHIYGELAEEDRPAFEQHLGSCANCTAALEVERKLRGLMDQRGTREPSPELLARCRMGLEESLDFDGPVSLWERARQSIGWVNPLGVHPALSAALLLLFGVLLGWMLTTKLGEKPGAGGTPVFEQAGTIPDDFQISGIHSIATDPVTGGVAVSYDAARRVTLTGMPEDAAIQRVLLFAVRNYENSGVRLESVEALRRQADDVLIRRALISAMLNDKNPGVRLRALDGLKKYPKDPEVRQALLQALAKDSNPGVRVECINAFTEFPDSEVIAVLRVLAQKDKNNYVRMKSAAALEQAWATDKP